One Symphalangus syndactylus isolate Jambi chromosome 10, NHGRI_mSymSyn1-v2.1_pri, whole genome shotgun sequence genomic region harbors:
- the GSX2 gene encoding GS homeobox 2, translating to MSRSFYVDSLIIKDTSRPAPSLPEPHPGPDFFIPLGMPSPLVMSVSGPGCPSRKSGAFCVCPLCVTSHLHSSRGSVGASSGGAGAGVTGAGGSGVAGAAGALPLLKSQFSSAPVDAQFCPRVNHAHHHHHPPQHHHHHHQPQQPGSAAAAAAAAAAAAAAAALGHPQHHAPVCTATTYNVADPRRFHCLTMGGSDASQVPNGKRMRTAFTSTQLLELEREFSSNMYLSRLRRIEIATYLNLSEKQVKIWFQNRRVKHKKEGKGTQRNSHAGCKCVGSQVHYARSEDEDSLSPASANDDKEISPL from the exons ATGTCTCGCTCCTTCTATGTCGACTCGCTCATCATCAAGGACACCTCACGGCCTGCGCCCTCGCTGCCTGAACCGCACCCCGGGCCGGATTTCTTCATCCCGCTTGGCATGCCGTCCCCATTGGTGATGTCCGTGTCCGGCCCCGGCTGCCCGTCCCGCAAGAGCGGCGCGTTCTGCGTGTGCCCTCTCTGCGTCACTTCGCACCTGCACTCCTCTCGGGGGTCTGTGGGCGCCAGCAGCGGGGGCGCAGGGGCCGGGGTTACCGGGGCCGGAGGCAGTGGGGTGGCGGGGGCCGCAGGGGCACTGCCTCTGCTTAAGAGCCAGTTCTCTTCGGCTCCTGTGGACGCGCAGTTTTGTCCGCGGGTGAACCATGcgcatcatcaccaccatccgccgcagcaccaccatcaccaccatcagccccagcagcctggctcggccgcggcggcggcggcagcagcagcagcagcggcggccGCGGCGGCCTTGGGGCACCCGCAACACCACGCACCTGTCTGCACCGCCACCACCTACAACGTGGCGGACCCGCGGAGATTCCACTGCCTCACCATGG GAGGCTCTGACGCCAGCCAGGTACCCAATGGCAAGAGGATGAGGACGGCATTCACTAGCACGCAGCTCCTGGAGCTGGAGAGAGAATTCTCTTCCAACATGTACCTGTCTCGACTCCGGAGGATTGAAATCGCCACTTACCTGAACCTGTCGGAGAAGCAGGTGaaaatctggtttcagaaccgccGAGTGAAGCACAAGAAGGAGGGGAAGGGCACGCAGAGGAACAGTCACGCGGGCTGCAAGTGCGTCGGGAGCCAGGTGCACTACGCGCGCTCCGAGGATGAGGACTCCCTGTCGCCGGCCTCGGCCAACGATGACAAGGAGATTTCCCCCTTATGA